In Candidatus Zixiibacteriota bacterium, one genomic interval encodes:
- a CDS encoding NAD-dependent malic enzyme — MKRFEMRVDPLTHEIYYAVPHTGHLLVSDPLLNKGYAFTRTERAEFELLGLLSEQIGTLEQQRSRNYNIVRSRTNELEKYDELIALLDRNETVFYSLLTHHIEEMLPIVYTPTVGQACLKRSHIIRRWRGVYVSPSNVDSIEQILVNIGLPNISLLVATDGERILGLGDLGADGMGIPIGKIALYVAAAGIHPASTLPVMIDVGTNNERLLADPMYTGVRHPRLTGNEYYSVIERFVQGVRRVFPRALLQWEDFGKQHAATLLERYHDRILSFNDDIQGTGATAAAALRSAFRIAGRPLADERIAILGFGQAGSGVANALVTLMTLEGGLSTAEARRKIFAVDLNGLLLEGDKADHYQDRFLQPREAVAGWQVPAGRNPNLEEVIRHARITTLIGLSGQKGAFNEKILAALAANCERPIVLALSNPTSCTETTPEAVMAATGGRALMATGSPCAPVAAPDGRETAISQCNNLYVFPGMGLGAIVCQAQKITHRMFHSATCAISDMVSADLQSKGCLLPPLQNTREVSFAVALAVARQAREESVGIIASDDHLAELIRRAMWNPHYYPYRRERTS, encoded by the coding sequence ATGAAACGCTTCGAAATGCGGGTCGACCCTCTGACGCACGAGATTTACTACGCCGTCCCGCATACTGGCCACTTGCTGGTGTCCGATCCTCTCTTGAACAAAGGATACGCCTTCACCAGAACGGAACGGGCTGAGTTTGAGCTGCTCGGCCTTCTCTCCGAGCAGATCGGTACGCTTGAACAGCAGCGCAGCCGCAACTACAACATTGTCCGATCGCGGACGAACGAACTTGAGAAGTACGATGAGCTGATCGCCCTGCTGGATCGCAACGAGACCGTCTTCTATTCGCTCTTGACTCATCACATCGAGGAGATGCTTCCGATCGTGTACACGCCGACGGTCGGTCAGGCCTGTCTGAAGCGGTCGCATATCATTCGGCGGTGGCGGGGCGTTTATGTTTCGCCGTCGAATGTGGATTCGATCGAGCAGATCCTGGTCAACATCGGTCTGCCAAACATTTCCCTGCTGGTCGCGACTGACGGCGAGCGGATTCTCGGCCTGGGGGATCTTGGTGCCGACGGCATGGGGATTCCGATCGGCAAGATTGCCCTCTATGTCGCGGCGGCGGGCATCCATCCGGCGTCGACCCTCCCGGTTATGATCGATGTCGGTACGAACAATGAGCGACTGCTGGCCGATCCGATGTACACGGGTGTCCGCCATCCGCGTCTGACCGGGAATGAGTACTACAGTGTGATCGAGCGTTTCGTCCAGGGCGTGCGCCGGGTCTTTCCGCGCGCCTTGCTGCAGTGGGAGGATTTTGGCAAGCAGCATGCCGCCACTCTGCTGGAGCGGTACCACGATCGGATCTTGAGTTTCAACGACGATATTCAGGGGACGGGCGCCACCGCGGCGGCCGCGCTGCGTTCCGCGTTCCGAATAGCCGGACGACCGTTGGCGGACGAGCGCATCGCCATTCTCGGTTTCGGCCAGGCCGGCAGTGGTGTGGCCAACGCCCTGGTTACGCTCATGACTCTGGAGGGCGGTCTGTCGACGGCCGAGGCCCGGCGCAAGATCTTCGCCGTCGATCTCAATGGCCTGTTGCTGGAGGGAGACAAAGCCGATCACTACCAGGATCGTTTCCTGCAGCCGCGTGAGGCTGTCGCCGGCTGGCAAGTGCCTGCCGGCCGCAATCCGAACCTCGAGGAGGTCATCCGCCACGCACGCATCACGACACTCATCGGCCTTTCCGGGCAGAAGGGAGCGTTCAACGAGAAGATTCTTGCGGCGCTGGCGGCCAACTGCGAGCGGCCGATCGTGCTCGCCCTCTCCAATCCCACTTCCTGCACTGAGACGACGCCGGAGGCCGTAATGGCCGCTACCGGCGGCCGTGCACTCATGGCTACCGGCAGCCCCTGTGCGCCGGTCGCCGCGCCCGACGGCCGCGAGACGGCCATCTCGCAGTGCAATAACCTCTACGTCTTCCCCGGGATGGGGCTGGGAGCGATCGTCTGCCAGGCCCAGAAGATCACTCATCGGATGTTCCACTCCGCCACGTGCGCCATCTCCGACATGGTTTCGGCCGACCTGCAGTCGAAAGGCTGCCTGCTGCCTCCGCTGCAGAACACCCGGGAGGTGTCCTTCGCCGTCGCGCTCGCCGTGGCGCGGCAGGCGCGCGAGGAGAGTGTCGGCATCATCGCTTCCGATGATCACCTTGCGGAGTTGATCCGCCGCGCCATGTGGAACCCGCACTACTACCCATATCGGCGCGAACGGACGAGCTGA